TCCGCCATTGCAACTCCTTTTGATGTTCGAGTCTCAGCCCTTCTGGACTCACTGTTCCAAAGTTTACCGTGACAATGATCGCATCGTGTCGCACGAACGTCTTTGTGAAATGGGTCGCACGGTTTGTCACCTGACATTTCGATGCGTGGACGCGAGCCCCTCAGTTGCGCTGCGAGGCTTCACGCGCGCGGCCACTCTCATTGGGATCGTCTTCGCATCAGGGGGCATTTACGCTGAACGCGCGCGGCCAGCATCCCGTGGATTCGAACCTAACGGATAGGATAATTGCATCATGAACGCTGAATCTGGTGGCACAAACACAGAGAGACTGGCACGTTCAGTGGGCCAATACCTCGAGCATCTGAGCGTTGAGCGTTCACTTTCAGAAAACACAGTGGCCGCATACGCGCGTGACCTCGCAAAGTACCAGGCTCATCTGGCGGCGCGGGGCGTATCAGACGTCGACGTCGTCGTCGAGGAAGACGTTGCTTCTTTTGCCGAGACGTTGCAAGGTTTAGCAACTACATCGGTGGCTAGGGCCCTCACGAGCGTGCGTTCATTTCACAAGTTTCTATTCGAAGAAGGCTCAACCGCCTCCGATCCGGCCGCTTTTGTCCGACCGCCCAAGATTCCGCAGCGGCTTCCTCACGCTCTAACAGTTGAGGAAGTGGCCACCTTGATAGATTCGACCGGCTCTGGTGACGATCCGGTGGCGCTACGCGACCGGGCACTATTGGAGGTTCTGTATGGGACGGGCGCGCGGATTTCTGAGGCAGTTAACTTGAGCCCGGACGACATCGATATTGAGGAACGCTCTATTCGATTGTTCGGAAAGGGCCGGAAGGAGCGAATTCTTCCGTTGGGGAGTTACGCCATTAATGCGGTTAACGCGTATCTGGTGCGTGCCCGCCCGGAACTGGCCAAGCGCGGCACAGGTAGCCCGTTCCTCTTTCTCAACCTTCGTGGCAGGCAGCTTTCTAGGCAGACCGCGTGGGGAATCATTCAGGCAGCGGCTGCACGTGCCCATCTGACAGACCATGTCTCGCCGCACACGCTGCGCCATTCGTTTGCCACACATCTCCTTCAAGGCGGGGCAGACGTTCGCGTAGTTCAGGAACTGCTGGGTCATTCTTCGGTGACCACCACGCAGATTTACACACAAGTTACACGCGACACGGTCCGCGAGGTGTATGTGGGCGCACACCCGAGGGCATTGACTTAGTTATGCTTGGGGTGTGACCGCACAAGACTCTCTGCTCCCAGACTCCTCCGACAATTCCTTCCCTGTCCCAGAGGAGCTTTCGTCGCATGGACCGGCTCGCATCATCGCTATGTCGAATCAGAAGGGCGGAGTGGGCAAGACCACCACGACCATCAACTTGGCGGCGGCGCTCGCTGAGTACGGCCGCAAGGTTCTGGTAGTTGACTTCGATCCCCAAGGGGCCGCTAGCGCTGGCCTAGGGGTTAATGCCCGCGCACTGGACCGCACTATCTACAACGAACTCATCGCTTCGAAGCCCGATATCAAGTCAGTTATTGTGCCCACATCAGTTCCAAACCTAGATATTGTGCCTGCGAATATTGATCTTTCTGCGGCGGAGATCATCCTCATAAATGAGGTCGCGCGGGAGCAATCGCTCGCGCGCGTGTTGCGCCCAGTGCTCGATGATTACGATCTGATCATCATTGACTGCCAGCCTTCGCTCGGGCTCCTCACAATCAATGCATTGACCGCGGCACACGGGGTCATCATTCCACTCGAGGCGGAGTACTTTGCTATGCGAGGCGTGGCGCTGCTCACGGAACAGATCGAACGCATCCAAGATCGCCTCAACCCGCGCCTGCAGCTAGATGGTGTTCTCCTGACGATGATTGACATGCGTACTCTCCACTCGCGCGAAGTCATGGCGTCTGTGCGTGAGGGCTTTGGGGACAAGGTGTACCAGACCTACATTGCGCGCACGATCAAGTTCCCAGATGCCACGATCGCAGCACTGCCGATTACGGAGTATGCCCCCAACCATTCGGGTGCTCAGGCTTACCGCCAACTTGCTCGCGAAGTCGTTTCGCGCGGTCAGTGCGCGTAAGCCCATGGATGAGGCACTTTTTCCGGTAGACGAAAACGGTGCTCAGACCTTTGCCGTGGAACTCGATGTGTTCTCCGGTCCCTTTTCTGTTCTCCTGTCTCTTATCGCCAAGCGCAGGCTGGATGTCACAACGGTTTCCTTGTCAGAGGTGACAGACGAATTCATCGCATATGTCCGTTCACAAGATTCGCTAGATCTATCCCAGGTCAGCGAGTTCCTAGTAGTTGCAGCCACGCTCCTTGATCTCAAACTCGCGCGACTTCTGCCTCATGATGAGGAGACATCTGAGGATTTTGAGTTGCTGGAACAGCGCGATGTACTCTTCGCAAAGCTTCTGCAATACCGGGCGTACAAGGAAGTTGCAGCGGACTTTCGCGAGGTCCTGAACCAACAGTCCATGGCTATAGCGCGCAAAGTGCCTTTGGAACCGATGTACCTATCTCTTCTCCCAGATGTGGAGCTCCACCTCGCACCCGAAGAACTCGCCATGTTGGCCGTCCAGGCGATGACTCGTGACGTTGATTCACCTGAGGTCACCCTCACCCATATGCATAACCCAGTGGTCTCGGTGGCAAGTCAGGTGGAGTACATCCTCGATCGCCTTGTTCGTGGCGACCGTGTATCTTTCGCATCACTATGCGCCGATGCGGCAAACTATGCCACAGTGGTCTCACGTTTCATGGCAATACTTGATCTCATCCGAAACGGCCGAATATCCATCCAACAGGATGAACCATTGGGCGTTATCCTCATCACCCTTTCGCCAGACACACCACAGAGTGAGGAAGCACATGCCTCAATGGACTGACGTTGATCTGAATGCGTCAAACGCGAATTCGTCGAAGTCACTTGGCGATGCGCACCACACGGCGCCGCCGATCCAGCCCGGCGAAAGCGGCGATGCTGGCACTCGTGAACGCGCGCTTGGCGCGCTGGAGGCCCTCTTGCTCATAGCCGAGGATCCCGTGCCCGTGCGAGTTCTGGCACGCGCAATCGGCATGTCGGAGGCGGAAACGGATCATCTGGTGCGCAAGCTCTCGGCCGAATACCGCGGGGAAGGCGGTGGACGCACGCACGGCTTTGAGCTCCGCGAGGTCGCTGGTGGCTGGAGGTTCTATACGAACCCGTTGTACGCCGACGTCGTCGCCGCTCACGTGGTTGCGGAGCAATCCGGGAAGCTATCGATGGCGGCTTTGGAGACGCTCGCAGTGATCGCATACCGTCAGCCGGTCTCGCGGGGCCAGATAGCGGCGATACGTGGTGTTAGTGTAGATTCGGTTGTTCGCACGCTGCAGACCCGCGGGTTGATTGACGAAGTAGGTCTGACGCCGGGAACCGGTGCAATTCTGTACGGCACCACATCCTTCTTCTTGGAATCGATGGGGCTGAATTCGCTCGATGAGCTTGCCCCGCTGGCTCCTTACTTACCGGACGCGTCCGAACTTGACGATGTAGCAAAGGAACTGGAATGAGTAACCCCTACGATGCACAGGGTGAGCGGCTTCAGAAGCTGATGGCCCATGCTGGAGTCGGTTCACGGCGCCTGTGCGAAAACCTGATTGAACAAGGCCGCGTTACCGTGAACGGCGAAGTGATTCGTCAGCTCGGCATGCGGGTCGATCCGACACGCGTGTCAATTCACGTTGATGGTATGCCCATCCAGATTGATCAGTCGCTGGTCACGATCGCTCTGTACAAGCCGCCGGGGGTCGTTTCCACCATGGAAGATGAGATGGGGCGCCCCTGCCTCGCACAGTATGTGGAAGGGCGCACCGAACGTCTATACCACGTTGGTCGTCTTGACGAAGATACTGAGGGCATCATTTTGCTTTCGAACGACGGCGAATTGACCCACCGCCTGACCCATCCTTCGTACGAGGTGCCCAAGACCTACATCGCTCGAGTTGAGGGAGCGGTCACTCGTGGTCTCGGCCGAGTGCTGGAAAAGGGAATCACCCTAGAAGACGGCCCGATCAGCGTAGACAAGTTTGTCCTGCGCGAATCGGCAGCTCGCAACTCCATCATTGAAGTCACCTTGCATTCGGGGCGCAACCGTATTGTGCGTCGGATGATGGAGGAGGTAGGCCACCCAGTTATGGAGCTCGTCCGCACCAAGTTTGCCACTATTGAAGTGGGCCATCTTAAGCCCGGGCGCACTCGGGTTATCGCGGGCAATGAGCTTTCAGCATTGATGCATTCAGTCGGGATGTGAGATGGCGCTTTCGCCTGTTCGGATAATTGGTACTGGATTGCTTGGGGCATCTGCTGGCCTGAGGTTGCGCCAGATGGGCGTGGAGGTTCAGCTGGAGGATGCTTCTCCTGCCGCAGCTGCGCTGGCGCGTGACCTTGGTGCAGGGCATTTGCCTAGCGTCGAGGACCCCGAACCGGCACTGGTGATCGTCGCAACTCCGCCCGATGTGGCCGGGACTGTTGTATCGAGTGCACTGGATCGCTACCCTCATGCCTTGGTCACGGACGTCGCTTCTGTCAAGAACCACGTTGTGACTGAGGTTGGTAAGCATACTGAGGCAGCCCGCTACATCGGATCTCATCCGATGGCAGGGCGGGAACGCTCCGGCGCGATGGCTGCGGATTCTGACCTGTTCGCAGGGCGTCCGTGGGTCATTACCCCAAGTCCGGCGAATGATCAGCATACTGTCACAACACTGCAGAAGTTTGCCCTGGATATGGGCGCCTTTCCGGTGGTTATGGCTCCAGAGGAACACGACAAATCGGTGGCACTTGTTTCACACATGCCGCAGCTGATCTCGTCTCTGGTGGCTGGAGCCTTACGCGATTCCGCTCCGGAGACCCTAGAGCTCGCGGGTCAAGGTCTGCGCGATGTCACTCGTATTGCTCATTCGGATTCCGGATTGTGGGCCACGATTATCGCCGGGAATGCCACCGCCATTTCTGACGTTCTACGGCCTGTGCGCGATGAACTCAACCGCCTCATCCACGCGCTCGAACCTGGCGGGACGGACCCGTTTGCTAGGGGAGTGCTGGCAGGTGTTTCGCGGGTTATCACCCGAGGGAACGAAGGAGTGTCAAGGATTCCAGGTAAGCACGGTGGTGCTCCGAGGCGCTATTCAGAGCTCTTCGTTCTGGTTCCGGATCAGGCTGGTGAGCTCGGGCGCTTGTTTACCGAGATCGGCGAGATCGGCGTCAACATTGAGGATTTGGCGCTTGAGCATTCGGTGGGTCAGCGCGTGGGACGCGCCACGCTCTCCGTGTTGCCTGGCCAGGCGCGGCGGTTGGCCGCTGCGTTGGAAATGCGCGGCTGGCAAGTGATTATTGAAGGAAGAGAAAAGCAGATGGGTTTGGTCATTGCCCTCGATGGTCCCTCCGGATCGGGCAAGTCCACGGTTTCACGCCACGTCGCGGATCGGTTGGGTCTGGGATACCTGGATACCGGAGCAATGTATAGGGCTGCCGCGTGGTGGTGTGACCACACAAAGGTAGATCTGGATGATCACGATGCCGTTGCTGCGGCCACCGTGGCCATGCCGCTCGAGATGCCGTTGGATCCACACAGCCAACAGATCGTGTGCGATGGCGTTGATATTACGGAGGCAATCCGCACATCCGAGCTTTCCAAAGTGGTTTCCAAAGTCGCGACCAACCTTGATGTACGCGCCGAACTGGCGCGCCGTCAGCGCCAGATAATCAGTGAGGCAGCCACGGGCATCATCGCCGAAGGGCGCGACATCACAACCGTGGTAGCTCCCGATGCTGACGTCCGAGTGTTGCTCACTGCCTCCGAAGAAGCTCGCCTGTCACGGCGTGCATTAGAAGTGCGTGGTTCTACTGATCCTTACGCACTTGCTGCGACACGCGATGAGGTTGTGCGCCGCGATCGCGATGATTCCACTGTTTCCGAGTTTATGACTGCCGACGACGGCGTGACGACCATTGATTCGTCCGCCATGGGTATTTCCGAAGTCGTCGATGCCGTGATCTCTCTTGTACCCAAGGAACTGCGATGAGTGAACTTAACGAAGAAGAGGTCCAGCGGCTAGAACTGCTGCGCGATAACCTCGAAAACTATGACTTGACTGAAGAGGACCTTGCCGTCCTTGAAAGTGAGGAACTCGAGGAGGATTTCGAAGCTCGGCCGGGCCAACCTGTTTTGGCCATCGTCGGACGCCCGAATGTTGGTAAGTCCTCTCTAGTCAACCGAATTGTTGGCAAGCGAGTTGCGGTAGTGCAAGATACGCCTGGAGTCACTCGTGACCGTGTGGCCTACGAAGCCAGTTGGAATGGTCGTGACTTCACGCTTCTTGATACCGGTGGTTGGGAAGTGGATGTGGCCGGCATCGATGCGTCCGTAGCACGGCAAGCCGAAACCGCGATCGAATACTCCGACGCCGTCTTGTTGGTGGTTGATGCCACAGTTGGCATTACACATACTGACGAACAGATTGTCCGACTACTGCGCGGCGCTGACAAGCCGATCATCCTTGCTGCTAACAAGGTGGATTCGGCGATGCAAGAATCCGATGCCACCGAACTGTGGGCTCTTGGCCTTGGCGAACCTCATGTTGTCTCCGCCCTTCATGGACGCGGAACAGGCGACCTTCTCGATGAGGTTATGAAGGTTCTGCCACTCGAATCGGCGGTTGCGGAGGCGGCTCCACAGGGCGGACCTCGCCGCATCGCATTGGTGGGGCGGCCAAACGTAGGCAAATCCTCGCTGCTCAACCAACTCGCTGGAATGGAGCGAGTGGTGGTGGACCCCTTGGCAGGCACAACCCGCGATCCGGTGGACGAAACCATCTGGCTTGATGGCGAACCGTGGACGTTTGTGGATACCGCGGGTATTCGCCGCCGGGTCCATCAGACAAGTGGCGCCGATTATTACGCATCATTGCGCACACAAGCGGCGCTCGAGAAAGCGGAACTAGGTTTGGTGCTGTTGGATGCATCGGAGCCGCTGAGCGAGCAAGATATCCGAGTGATCCAACAGGTTGTGGATGCGGGCCGCGCGCTGGTCATCGTGTGCAACAAGTGGGACATGGTGGATGAAGAACGTCAAGCCGAACTGAACAAAGAACTAGACCGCGAGCTTGTTCAGCTCCAATGGGTTGAACGCGTCAATCTTTCGGCGAAGACGGGATGGCATACAAACCGCCTAACTCGAGCTATGAACGAAGCGCTGGATTCCTGGGGGACTCGTATCTCCACCGGCAAGCTCAACTCGTTCCTTGGCGAGCTTTCTGCGGCACATCCGCATCCAGTGCGAAGCGGAAAGCAGCCACGAGTCTTGTTCGCAACTCAACCGCGCTCAAACCCACCGCGATTCGTTCTATTTGCTTCCGGCTTCATCGAAGCTGGTTACCGCCGGTTTATCGAGAATCAACTCCGTGAAAAATTCGGATTCAAGGGCAGCCCGATCGAGATCTCGGTGCGCGTGCGTGAGAAGCGTACACGCAAGCGTTAGTGGTAGCAGTGGTGTGAAGCTTGCAGCCGTTTAGTGGTGTGAAGCTTGCAGCCGTTTAGTGGTGTGAAGCTTGCAGCCGTTTAGTGGTGTGAAGCTTGCAGCCGTTTAGTGGTGTGAAGCTTGCAGCCGTTTAGTGGCGGCGTCACAATGTGACAAGGGACCTCGCTTGTACCAGGCGAGGTCCCTTGTTTGCTGCTTAGAGCCTTACTGAATGACCACGTTCTCCGGTTCCTCGCCCGCTAGCAGGTGTTCTGCCTGGCGGCGGCGCAAGCGACGCTCACGGGGTATCTTCGCATCTGAAAGTCCACCGAGGTGGGGTGCGATGATCGTTTCGGGAGCGTTCCACAGCGGATGGTCCTCTGGTAGCGGCTCGGGATCCGTAACATCAAGGGCAAGGCGAATCCGCCCGGCATGCTGCACAAGAGCATCCGTGTTGGCGATCTTTCCACGCCCGACGTTTACGAGAAGCGAGCCGTCCTTCATTGCGGCTAGGAACGAATCGTCAACGAGGCCCTCTGTGCCCGCGTTAAGTGGGAGAGCTATTACGACGACGTCGGCCGTAGGCAGGACCTCAAAGAGCTGGTTGATGGAAAAGACGTGCCCATCGGCATCGTCGCGTTCGCTGTGAGCAACGCGCACCAAATCTACTTCGAATGGCTTGAGCCGTTCGATGACTGCTGCGCCAACCCCGCCGATTCCGAGCACGGCAACCCGCTTGTCGGCTAAGCCATGAACATTGAACCGATTCCACTGGTGGCGTTGCTGCTGCAATTGTGCCTGAGGCAGTTGGCGCTCCGAGGCAAGGATGAGCGCCATAGCCAGTTCTGCGGTCGCGGTCTCGTGAACGGAGGTGGCGTTCGCGAAGGGGATTCCGGCTGGTAGATACGTGCTTGCGCCGTCATATCCGATAGCGGCCCATTGAACT
The DNA window shown above is from Changpingibacter yushuensis and carries:
- the xerD gene encoding site-specific tyrosine recombinase XerD codes for the protein MNAESGGTNTERLARSVGQYLEHLSVERSLSENTVAAYARDLAKYQAHLAARGVSDVDVVVEEDVASFAETLQGLATTSVARALTSVRSFHKFLFEEGSTASDPAAFVRPPKIPQRLPHALTVEEVATLIDSTGSGDDPVALRDRALLEVLYGTGARISEAVNLSPDDIDIEERSIRLFGKGRKERILPLGSYAINAVNAYLVRARPELAKRGTGSPFLFLNLRGRQLSRQTAWGIIQAAAARAHLTDHVSPHTLRHSFATHLLQGGADVRVVQELLGHSSVTTTQIYTQVTRDTVREVYVGAHPRALT
- a CDS encoding ParA family protein, which encodes MTAQDSLLPDSSDNSFPVPEELSSHGPARIIAMSNQKGGVGKTTTTINLAAALAEYGRKVLVVDFDPQGAASAGLGVNARALDRTIYNELIASKPDIKSVIVPTSVPNLDIVPANIDLSAAEIILINEVAREQSLARVLRPVLDDYDLIIIDCQPSLGLLTINALTAAHGVIIPLEAEYFAMRGVALLTEQIERIQDRLNPRLQLDGVLLTMIDMRTLHSREVMASVREGFGDKVYQTYIARTIKFPDATIAALPITEYAPNHSGAQAYRQLAREVVSRGQCA
- a CDS encoding segregation and condensation protein A, with product MPPTIRVLRLTANLLAKSFRAVSARKPMDEALFPVDENGAQTFAVELDVFSGPFSVLLSLIAKRRLDVTTVSLSEVTDEFIAYVRSQDSLDLSQVSEFLVVAATLLDLKLARLLPHDEETSEDFELLEQRDVLFAKLLQYRAYKEVAADFREVLNQQSMAIARKVPLEPMYLSLLPDVELHLAPEELAMLAVQAMTRDVDSPEVTLTHMHNPVVSVASQVEYILDRLVRGDRVSFASLCADAANYATVVSRFMAILDLIRNGRISIQQDEPLGVILITLSPDTPQSEEAHASMD
- the scpB gene encoding SMC-Scp complex subunit ScpB codes for the protein MPQWTDVDLNASNANSSKSLGDAHHTAPPIQPGESGDAGTRERALGALEALLLIAEDPVPVRVLARAIGMSEAETDHLVRKLSAEYRGEGGGRTHGFELREVAGGWRFYTNPLYADVVAAHVVAEQSGKLSMAALETLAVIAYRQPVSRGQIAAIRGVSVDSVVRTLQTRGLIDEVGLTPGTGAILYGTTSFFLESMGLNSLDELAPLAPYLPDASELDDVAKELE
- a CDS encoding pseudouridine synthase, encoding MSNPYDAQGERLQKLMAHAGVGSRRLCENLIEQGRVTVNGEVIRQLGMRVDPTRVSIHVDGMPIQIDQSLVTIALYKPPGVVSTMEDEMGRPCLAQYVEGRTERLYHVGRLDEDTEGIILLSNDGELTHRLTHPSYEVPKTYIARVEGAVTRGLGRVLEKGITLEDGPISVDKFVLRESAARNSIIEVTLHSGRNRIVRRMMEEVGHPVMELVRTKFATIEVGHLKPGRTRVIAGNELSALMHSVGM
- a CDS encoding prephenate dehydrogenase — its product is MALSPVRIIGTGLLGASAGLRLRQMGVEVQLEDASPAAAALARDLGAGHLPSVEDPEPALVIVATPPDVAGTVVSSALDRYPHALVTDVASVKNHVVTEVGKHTEAARYIGSHPMAGRERSGAMAADSDLFAGRPWVITPSPANDQHTVTTLQKFALDMGAFPVVMAPEEHDKSVALVSHMPQLISSLVAGALRDSAPETLELAGQGLRDVTRIAHSDSGLWATIIAGNATAISDVLRPVRDELNRLIHALEPGGTDPFARGVLAGVSRVITRGNEGVSRIPGKHGGAPRRYSELFVLVPDQAGELGRLFTEIGEIGVNIEDLALEHSVGQRVGRATLSVLPGQARRLAAALEMRGWQVIIEGREKQMGLVIALDGPSGSGKSTVSRHVADRLGLGYLDTGAMYRAAAWWCDHTKVDLDDHDAVAAATVAMPLEMPLDPHSQQIVCDGVDITEAIRTSELSKVVSKVATNLDVRAELARRQRQIISEAATGIIAEGRDITTVVAPDADVRVLLTASEEARLSRRALEVRGSTDPYALAATRDEVVRRDRDDSTVSEFMTADDGVTTIDSSAMGISEVVDAVISLVPKELR
- the der gene encoding ribosome biogenesis GTPase Der, whose amino-acid sequence is MSELNEEEVQRLELLRDNLENYDLTEEDLAVLESEELEEDFEARPGQPVLAIVGRPNVGKSSLVNRIVGKRVAVVQDTPGVTRDRVAYEASWNGRDFTLLDTGGWEVDVAGIDASVARQAETAIEYSDAVLLVVDATVGITHTDEQIVRLLRGADKPIILAANKVDSAMQESDATELWALGLGEPHVVSALHGRGTGDLLDEVMKVLPLESAVAEAAPQGGPRRIALVGRPNVGKSSLLNQLAGMERVVVDPLAGTTRDPVDETIWLDGEPWTFVDTAGIRRRVHQTSGADYYASLRTQAALEKAELGLVLLDASEPLSEQDIRVIQQVVDAGRALVIVCNKWDMVDEERQAELNKELDRELVQLQWVERVNLSAKTGWHTNRLTRAMNEALDSWGTRISTGKLNSFLGELSAAHPHPVRSGKQPRVLFATQPRSNPPRFVLFASGFIEAGYRRFIENQLREKFGFKGSPIEISVRVREKRTRKR
- a CDS encoding NAD(P)-dependent oxidoreductase, whose protein sequence is MAKLVVSVPEVSDLSTFEGLPVETVVWDMSTPADRTDIDYVVAPALVTPKILENLAGLHPRLVQWAAIGYDGASTYLPAGIPFANATSVHETATAELAMALILASERQLPQAQLQQQRHQWNRFNVHGLADKRVAVLGIGGVGAAVIERLKPFEVDLVRVAHSERDDADGHVFSINQLFEVLPTADVVVIALPLNAGTEGLVDDSFLAAMKDGSLLVNVGRGKIANTDALVQHAGRIRLALDVTDPEPLPEDHPLWNAPETIIAPHLGGLSDAKIPRERRLRRRQAEHLLAGEEPENVVIQ